From Triticum aestivum cultivar Chinese Spring chromosome 4A, IWGSC CS RefSeq v2.1, whole genome shotgun sequence, a single genomic window includes:
- the LOC123083717 gene encoding uncharacterized protein produces MPLVAGWLAGDYLYHTACCPDVDAGYCTCNSGLHRHSSTAVAGPHPSLSTRLPTSLAFVAASAGPPQLVPAAAADPPRLGRRGPPRLRHLACHASTPPSPVRHLAFSSASSRRSSANGPSLASLLISPCESEEGVSPIHEFQQALNLQAHPYSRCSVLLHPFMKFQ; encoded by the exons ATGCCTCtggtggctggctggctggctggggaCTACCTCTACCACACTGCATGCTGCCCAGACGTGGATGCAGGCTACTGTACATGCAACAGTGGGTTACACAGGCACAGCTCTACTGCTGTAGCGG GTCCGCACCCATCGCTATCCACTCGCCTCCCCACCTCCCTCGCATTTGTCGCCGCCTCCGCCGGTCCGCCCCAACTTgtgccggccgccgctgccgatccACCTCGCCTCGGCCGACGCGGCCCACCACGGTTGCGGCATCTCGCCTGCCACGCCTCCACGCCGCCGTCCCCCGTCCGCCACCTCGCCTTTTCTTCTGCATCTAGCCGTCGGTCCTCCGCGAACGGCCCTTCCCTCGCCTCCTTGCTAATTAGTCCGTGCGAGAGCGAAGAAGGTGTCTCCCCTATCCACGAATTTCAGCAAGCACTCAATCTACAAGCTCACCCGTACAGCCGGTGCTCCGTACTTCTACATCCTTTCATG AAATTTCAGTGA